The proteins below are encoded in one region of Planctopirus limnophila DSM 3776:
- a CDS encoding AAA family ATPase: protein MKISQVRIQNFRSFRDETVHFDNYTCFVGSNGSGKSTILMALNVFFRNSSSSVTDVVNLGAEDFHHRDTSKPIVITLTFTCLTAEAIDDLGLYYRQGQLTISAKAIWNEKTSYAEVRQFGQRMVMEDFSPYFKADEEGKKAAELKQIYDDIQKTYSELPNATTGPSRVAALRAYEESHPELCSLIESAHQFFGFTKGSNLLSKYIQWVYIPAVKEASTEQEEGSKTALGQLFQRSIRTKVSFKESIARLRNGLEKQYRELLDSEKSALDELSGNIQERLREWANPNANLQLSWYFDPNKTVVVQEPVARASLGEDNFIGEVARLGHGMQRAFLVALLHELAMGGGESGPTLILGMEEPELYQHPSQAMHIADVLQELSESVSTNSQVMISTHSPYFVSARGFENVRVVRKHSHDKCSLVASTSFVEYENAIASALGAKPDLPSVVMTSLEQIMQPSLREMYFSKFAVLVEGVEDVAFIATHLKVTNRWRDFRKYGCHFVVAIGKSNLSRPIVISQQLCIPYFAVFDTDGDDKSNRKGHERDNKCLFALLGFPDHPSFPKDIVFKDEFVCWPKCIFESVKSDFGESVWEAAEKQARKRRGYIDGVRQKNTMLITAVLEELSESGKVSSVLTTLCDRMLVRASSTQFVDRVLTQL from the coding sequence ATGAAGATATCACAAGTTCGAATACAGAATTTCCGCTCATTTCGTGATGAAACTGTCCATTTTGACAATTACACGTGTTTTGTCGGGTCAAACGGATCTGGAAAATCGACAATACTAATGGCCTTAAATGTATTCTTTCGGAACAGCTCCTCAAGTGTCACCGACGTTGTAAATTTGGGTGCCGAAGACTTTCATCATCGAGATACTAGCAAACCCATAGTAATAACCTTGACATTTACTTGTCTCACAGCTGAGGCAATAGACGATCTCGGATTATACTACCGACAAGGGCAGTTAACGATCTCAGCAAAAGCCATATGGAATGAAAAGACATCGTATGCGGAAGTTCGCCAATTCGGCCAGCGAATGGTTATGGAAGACTTTTCTCCATATTTTAAAGCCGACGAAGAAGGTAAAAAAGCCGCAGAGCTAAAACAGATTTATGATGACATTCAAAAGACCTATTCAGAATTACCAAATGCTACGACAGGACCAAGTCGTGTTGCCGCACTTCGAGCATATGAAGAATCCCATCCAGAATTATGCAGCTTGATTGAATCGGCGCATCAATTTTTTGGGTTCACCAAAGGATCAAATCTTCTCTCCAAATACATTCAATGGGTTTATATTCCCGCTGTAAAAGAGGCATCAACAGAACAAGAGGAAGGAAGTAAAACAGCGCTCGGTCAGTTGTTTCAGCGTTCCATCCGAACAAAGGTTAGTTTTAAGGAGTCGATTGCACGGTTAAGAAATGGATTGGAAAAGCAGTACAGGGAACTGCTTGATAGTGAAAAATCCGCTCTTGACGAACTCAGCGGGAACATACAAGAACGACTACGTGAATGGGCAAATCCCAATGCGAATCTACAGTTATCCTGGTACTTTGACCCAAATAAAACTGTTGTGGTGCAGGAGCCAGTAGCGAGAGCATCATTGGGAGAGGATAATTTTATTGGCGAAGTTGCAAGACTTGGGCATGGCATGCAACGAGCTTTCCTCGTTGCGCTCCTTCATGAACTTGCGATGGGCGGTGGAGAAAGTGGACCAACGCTGATACTAGGCATGGAGGAACCGGAACTCTATCAACATCCGTCTCAGGCTATGCATATTGCGGATGTGCTTCAGGAACTGTCCGAGAGTGTCAGCACAAACTCACAAGTCATGATTAGTACGCATAGTCCATATTTTGTGAGCGCGAGGGGGTTTGAGAATGTGCGAGTGGTTCGAAAGCATTCACACGACAAATGCTCTTTGGTTGCGAGCACAAGCTTTGTTGAATACGAGAATGCAATTGCTAGCGCACTCGGGGCGAAGCCTGATCTCCCATCGGTAGTGATGACATCATTGGAACAGATCATGCAACCATCACTTAGAGAGATGTATTTTTCAAAATTTGCTGTTCTTGTTGAAGGAGTTGAGGATGTCGCCTTCATTGCGACTCACCTCAAAGTTACCAATCGATGGAGAGACTTTCGCAAATATGGGTGCCACTTCGTAGTTGCGATAGGTAAATCAAACTTGAGTAGGCCAATTGTCATTTCACAACAGCTTTGTATTCCATATTTTGCTGTTTTCGATACTGATGGAGATGACAAGAGTAATCGTAAAGGCCATGAGCGAGATAACAAGTGTCTTTTTGCTCTGCTTGGATTTCCAGATCATCCGTCGTTTCCGAAAGATATTGTTTTTAAGGATGAGTTTGTATGCTGGCCGAAATGTATCTTTGAGTCAGTCAAGAGTGATTTTGGTGAAAGCGTATGGGAGGCTGCGGAAAAGCAGGCACGTAAGAGGCGAGGGTATATCGATGGGGTTAGGCAGAAAAATACCATGTTGATTACAGCAGTTCTTGAGGAACTTAGTGAATCAGGAAAAGTCTCTAGCGTTTTGACAACACTCTGTGATCGAATGCTCGTCCGTGCGTCGAGTACACAATTCGTTGATCGAGTTCTGACACAATTGTGA
- a CDS encoding Gfo/Idh/MocA family protein, whose translation MLTRRTFLQSSIVAGGSLVAGAPLVLPARLFGAQAPSVRVRVGFIGTGNQGMGLLKRFLAAELGEVVAVCDVNEGSFGYKEPDHFYGRLPAKQLVEADAKKRIKSGVVPTCEAYADFRKLLDRQDIDAVVIVVPDHWHRIISVMALEAGKDVYCEKPLTFSVADGRPLIDAVRKHKKVFQTGSHERSNPVSQFVCEAAKSGKIGTLQKIVTKVGYNNKVGPGPGWQPMPVPATFDYRAWLGPAPEAAYHVDRCLYRFRFHYDYSGGQITNFGAHCNDMAHWGMDLDVGGPTEIECLDAKFLPAGSLFNTATETRFRCKYANGVELICESGPEMVQTRFEGTTGWLQTGYKGTTASDPSLLKDCPPAAKGTNDPHSAHLANFVECVKTRKEPRAPVEVGNSSAVLCHIANAMIRLFPETGPVVAKWDAQNEKFIDNDEANRMLIREERNPWG comes from the coding sequence ATGCTTACCCGTCGCACGTTTCTCCAGAGTTCGATTGTCGCCGGCGGTTCACTGGTGGCGGGTGCTCCGCTGGTGCTGCCCGCACGGCTATTTGGTGCTCAGGCACCGAGTGTGCGGGTGCGGGTGGGGTTCATCGGGACGGGCAATCAGGGGATGGGGCTGCTGAAGCGGTTTCTAGCCGCCGAGCTGGGGGAAGTGGTGGCCGTTTGCGATGTCAACGAAGGGAGCTTCGGCTACAAGGAGCCGGACCACTTCTACGGCCGCCTCCCCGCGAAGCAACTGGTCGAAGCCGATGCGAAGAAGCGGATCAAGAGTGGCGTCGTGCCAACCTGCGAGGCTTACGCCGACTTCCGCAAGCTGCTCGACCGGCAGGATATCGACGCGGTGGTGATTGTGGTGCCAGATCATTGGCATCGGATCATCAGCGTGATGGCCCTCGAAGCGGGGAAGGATGTTTATTGCGAGAAGCCGCTGACGTTCTCGGTGGCAGACGGTCGGCCATTGATCGACGCTGTCCGCAAGCACAAGAAGGTTTTTCAAACGGGGAGCCATGAGCGCTCGAACCCGGTGAGCCAGTTCGTCTGCGAAGCGGCCAAAAGCGGGAAGATCGGCACACTGCAGAAGATCGTCACCAAGGTGGGCTACAACAACAAGGTGGGGCCGGGGCCGGGCTGGCAACCCATGCCCGTCCCGGCAACATTCGACTATCGCGCGTGGCTGGGGCCGGCACCGGAGGCGGCGTATCACGTTGACCGCTGCCTCTATCGCTTCCGGTTCCACTACGACTACTCGGGCGGGCAGATCACAAATTTCGGGGCCCACTGCAACGATATGGCTCACTGGGGGATGGACCTGGATGTGGGCGGGCCGACGGAGATCGAATGCCTCGATGCCAAGTTCCTCCCCGCAGGAAGCCTCTTCAATACGGCTACCGAGACCCGCTTCCGTTGCAAGTACGCCAACGGTGTGGAACTCATCTGTGAAAGCGGCCCCGAAATGGTACAGACTCGCTTCGAAGGAACCACCGGCTGGCTGCAGACCGGCTATAAGGGGACCACCGCCTCCGACCCCTCGCTCCTTAAGGATTGCCCACCCGCCGCCAAGGGGACGAACGACCCGCACTCGGCCCATCTGGCGAACTTCGTGGAGTGCGTGAAGACGAGGAAGGAACCGCGGGCACCAGTCGAGGTGGGGAACTCGTCAGCCGTCCTCTGCCACATCGCCAACGCGATGATCCGCCTCTTCCCGGAAACCGGCCCCGTGGTGGCCAAATGGGACGCCCAGAATGAGAAATTCATCGACAACGACGAGGCGAACAGGATGCTGATCCGCGAGGAGCGGAATCCGTGGGGCTAG
- a CDS encoding endo-polygalacturonase, whose product MISQALRLATFSIMLLQCVMVLGEDSLIVESAVPGLAPSSHYVVRVRPAGTDRPWQEAFVWETVCKQVERKADAYFDTLAGWSHSYVNFETSIAVEVEISRVDGQPIRTAAVHPQRKASACVIVDGKAIVTLEKPCLVAVDINGQMDEQDTGKGYKGPPIHTISIFANPPLLNKPHADEAGVYCVQPGQQPPTGGDWKTLYFLPGVHDIGPGYQLRAHCQYYIPGNAIVYGTFSNQTWGAGHHIRIFGMGTLSGARLKHPEYVSPELSQAQQKQYRPIEIVGTTDTQVEGITIADSATHSLMLIHPYKKDHPNTVRWTKIFTWRANGDGINPFGNTLIEDCFIRTQDDSLYVSGLGIRRTVLWNDANGSSFVLSSLPELTDRQLIVEDCDVIYSRAKWHHWSGGRVFNMRGEGGGAAGRGVIFRNIHIEDPRPTLQQFFVCMTMPEPYSRHGESRSAGDLAGILFQNISIAAPSVLGEPQLLWGAPNARIRDLRFENLTVSGQPILDASFFKINADVDGLTFEKTTPLVP is encoded by the coding sequence ATGATCTCTCAGGCCCTGCGACTTGCGACGTTTTCGATCATGCTCTTGCAGTGCGTGATGGTCTTGGGCGAAGACTCGCTGATTGTGGAATCGGCTGTGCCGGGGCTGGCACCTTCGTCGCATTATGTAGTGCGTGTGCGACCTGCCGGGACAGATCGTCCCTGGCAGGAGGCCTTTGTCTGGGAAACGGTCTGCAAACAGGTGGAGCGTAAGGCCGATGCCTACTTTGATACGCTGGCGGGCTGGTCGCATAGCTATGTCAATTTTGAAACGAGTATCGCTGTCGAAGTTGAAATCTCGCGGGTGGATGGCCAGCCCATTCGGACGGCCGCTGTTCATCCCCAGCGAAAGGCGTCTGCGTGCGTGATTGTCGATGGGAAGGCCATCGTCACTTTGGAAAAACCTTGTCTGGTGGCGGTGGATATCAATGGCCAGATGGATGAACAGGACACAGGTAAAGGCTACAAAGGCCCACCGATTCATACAATTTCGATCTTTGCGAATCCGCCATTGCTCAATAAACCGCACGCGGATGAGGCGGGCGTTTATTGTGTCCAGCCGGGGCAGCAGCCTCCGACGGGCGGAGACTGGAAGACGCTCTACTTTCTGCCTGGTGTTCATGATATCGGCCCAGGCTATCAACTCCGTGCGCATTGCCAGTACTATATACCGGGTAATGCGATCGTGTATGGTACGTTTTCTAATCAAACCTGGGGGGCTGGGCACCATATACGAATTTTTGGGATGGGGACTTTATCCGGCGCGAGACTCAAGCATCCTGAATACGTCTCACCAGAGCTATCTCAGGCACAGCAGAAACAGTATCGACCCATTGAAATCGTAGGGACGACGGATACTCAGGTCGAAGGGATTACAATTGCTGATTCGGCCACGCACTCACTGATGCTCATTCATCCCTATAAGAAAGATCACCCGAATACAGTTCGCTGGACGAAGATATTTACGTGGCGGGCGAATGGAGACGGTATTAATCCGTTTGGAAACACATTGATCGAAGATTGTTTTATCAGAACACAGGACGACTCGCTGTATGTGAGCGGCTTGGGCATACGCCGCACTGTGCTCTGGAACGATGCCAATGGCTCGTCCTTTGTGCTCAGCAGTCTTCCGGAGTTAACAGATCGGCAATTGATCGTCGAGGATTGTGATGTCATCTATAGTCGGGCGAAATGGCATCATTGGAGTGGCGGGCGGGTCTTTAACATGCGCGGTGAAGGTGGCGGAGCTGCCGGTCGCGGTGTGATCTTTCGGAATATCCATATCGAAGATCCCCGGCCAACGTTGCAGCAATTCTTCGTTTGCATGACGATGCCCGAGCCTTATTCGCGGCACGGAGAAAGCCGCTCGGCGGGTGATCTTGCGGGAATATTGTTTCAGAACATCTCGATTGCCGCCCCCAGCGTTCTGGGTGAACCTCAGCTGTTATGGGGCGCACCCAACGCCCGGATTCGGGACTTGCGATTTGAAAACCTGACAGTCTCAGGCCAACCAATCCTCGATGCTTCGTTCTTTAAGATCAACGCTGATGTCGATGGATTAACTTTTGAAAAGACCACACCACTCGTTCCTTGA